CTAGGCTCTGCAAATATTAGTTGGCAGCTAATATTAGATATTCAATCGAACTTTTTgttacaataataataataataattgctTGCGCAGACCTACTTTATCAAGGCAGCTTATCAGGGAATATTGTCATTCCTGTGCTGATACATATAGAACAGGTGTCGACAGGGTAGACATTGTATCACCATAATTGATCTACTTGTAGCCTGGATATATGATTGATAAATCTTGATGAGATATCATGATATGATTCCACATTGTCAAATTTTGTTAAATCATGTGAGTTGGTTAGAAGCTTTTATGCCCGGTTAGGGATTAGACTGAAATTCACCAGTGGAAGTGGGAAATCATTAGGTTGCAAACCTGGCTGATGTGGAATTTTTAAAGGCCAAGTTCCTCGTAAACTTGGCATGTTAACAACGTTCCACGAGTTTTTTAAATTTCTCAGAGTTGTGGACAAATTTTCTATTACTATTAACAatattgcataatttttttatttaaaaaaaaaggaaataacaTGTGTTGCACATTTTAGAACTATCACTTGCAGTTGTTCATGTTAATTTCAGATTTAGCCTATATCTGAATGCGAGTCCTCAATAATAACATGCAAGTAATTCAATAATTTTGCAGTCTCAGTTTGGTTATTGTGCCATAGTACGGAGCAAGTCAATTTGTTTCTTGTGCTAAAATACTATTTCTGGTTTATTATCACAGTTTATTCTTGATTAATTATGAGATTTTGAATACCAGTCTCAAAGATTTTGAACGACACTTGCacgattttttcaaaatttctaccAATCTTGAGAAACTAGCACGAGTCTGTGACGCTTGGTATAccagttttgaaaaaaaaaaaaaaaaaagtttgtacAAATTTATAAAGGATAGAATTGAGAATAGGGGGAACATAATGAATCCAAATGACCATTATTCTCATTCTAcccaacaaaaaagaaaaaactattCTTCTCGGACACCAGTCTGTTTGACGCTGAGCGGACGGCCCTTATTATATCGAACTCGTGTACCATCATGTCACGCAGTAAGGCAGCAGATGGTGGTCAAGCGGTGAGATCCACCCACCAAGTGTTCCCTGCCACAAGCTCCACGTCGACCAAGTGCAGCCGTGGCAGCAGCCACGCTGATGCTCCTTCCGCCACGTGGCCTCATCACCACCGGCATGCTTCTTCAGAGTTTGGAGTCCCGTCGCTATCGGTCTCTCTCTTTTAATTAGCAGTTTGCAGCGCAGCGGcaagaggaaaagagaagaaaggggatGGAGAAGTCGGCGTTGGAAGAGAAGCAGCCAAAGGAAGTGGTAGAGGAGGATGTAATGGAGTTggcggaggagaggaagaagaagccgAGGAAGGGCCCGTGCGGTTGGCTGAGAGAGAGGAAGGTCCGGGAGTTGGTCCTGGGGAAGCGGCGGCTGGTGGAGGTCCCCTACACCGCCACCCTGGCCCACACCCTGAACGCCCTCGTAGCCAACCGCGTCGCCGCCGTCCCCGTCGCCGCCCCGCCCGGCCACTGGATCGGCGCGGGGGGCTCCATGATCCTCGAGTCCGACAAGGCCACCGGCGCCATCCGCAAGCACTACATCGGCATGGTAACCATGGTGGACATCCTCGCCCATATCGCCGAGGAGGATCATGCTGCTCATGACTACTCTGCCCCCGCACCAGACCTCGACGTTCGGATGGCGGTCCCCGTCTCCTCTATCATCGGTCATTCTCTGGAAGGGCTCAGCTTGTGGACCCTTAATCCCAACACAAGGTACGTAGTCAGTACTAGTCATCCTTCTGCTGTACGTTCTCTATCGAATCATGCATGATTAACCTGATGATGAGGTGGACGTTGTTGATCTTCATGTCTGGTGGTGACGACGATAGATGATTGAGTACACCGTTTTCTTTGTATTCGCAGCATTTTAGATTGTATGGAATCATTTAGCAAAGGAGTCCACCGAGCTCTAGTTCCACTTGAAAGTCATGCAGATCACGTTATTGCGGTAGAACTCGTGGAGGCATCACCTGGTTACAGAATGCTCACCCAAATGGATCTTTTAGCTTTCCTAAAAGAGAATAGCCAGGAGTTGAAGGATGCACTGTCATGTGGCGTTCAGGGGTTAGGAGCAATCAATGAGAACGTTTTTGCTGTAACAGAATATACGACGGTCATCGAAGCTATCAGATCCATGAGAAGTGCTTCTCTGAATGCTGTTCCTGTAGTCGAATCTCCCGGAGATGGCCAACCGCTTCAAGATGTAAGTTGATTATATATTCGAGTCCATCGCATTCACTTGTGTTATGTCCATGCTTAGAATAGGTTTACTAATGCGGTAAGCTCAACTGCGATGCTCTATGTTACTTTAATTTCTGTCCTTCGCGATCATCTCGTCTCGCCCTGTGTAAAATGATATCCCGCTGTTCACTTTAATTTGGCCAAAATTTGTTCTTGAATATCAGATCAGAGCTGATGCGGTTGCGGTTTGAGCCACTCAGCTATTACACTTGATATTGTTTCATTCTCTGATGTCAAATTAATTTACACCGCGAAGGTCCACCCATTAATTCCTAGATTAATTATTTCATCTGGCAtaagaagaaaattaagagtgGTAGTAACTGCACTCTCGTGGTTCGATTAGGAAGCTTGGGGTTTAAATGTCATATTTTCTTGATTTCCATCTCCTCATTGGCGAACAAAAGAAGTTTAGAATGAGTACTGCAGTGGCTTCATCCGACAATGACCATTATCtaat
The DNA window shown above is from Elaeis guineensis isolate ETL-2024a chromosome 8, EG11, whole genome shotgun sequence and carries:
- the LOC105049467 gene encoding SNF1-related protein kinase regulatory subunit gamma-like PV42a, giving the protein MEKSALEEKQPKEVVEEDVMELAEERKKKPRKGPCGWLRERKVRELVLGKRRLVEVPYTATLAHTLNALVANRVAAVPVAAPPGHWIGAGGSMILESDKATGAIRKHYIGMVTMVDILAHIAEEDHAAHDYSAPAPDLDVRMAVPVSSIIGHSLEGLSLWTLNPNTSILDCMESFSKGVHRALVPLESHADHVIAVELVEASPGYRMLTQMDLLAFLKENSQELKDALSCGVQGLGAINENVFAVTEYTTVIEAIRSMRSASLNAVPVVESPGDGQPLQDGRGKRLADTFSATDLRGCPIGLLQSWLSMSIMEFKGRVSMRETAAPHPHHDTKLAPRKLITCDPGTNLAQVMEEMVEGDVHRVWVVDRDGLLMGLVSLTDMLRVIRESVLLADRELVSEVVPDHGPT